One genomic window of Tepidamorphus gemmatus includes the following:
- a CDS encoding TRAP transporter substrate-binding protein, with protein MTLHRTLTATAAAAFAMAMALPASAEIPDMTLQMAHVYNPGNIWHDTAERYAAAIKERTGGKVTVNIAPGGTTGNWQESIEALQIGTNDIVLESIGTLDRYDPLPGIEAFPYLVRDLDHFKKVYYGPIGGELFDAIEAATGFKIIGAGYRGGRKLSANRKVVSLDDLKGLKLRVPPLKMYRRTWELLGASPVPMPSTEIYTGLQQGVIDGQENPFEVIWTFKFYEHQPYVMETNHVVGAMTFIFDANRFNSLPSELQQILIEEGEKAMLWGTEQMLAREDQYRADLRGAGIEIVEPDVEAFRAAVAPIKEDFPELADWVEKINSVE; from the coding sequence ATGACGCTCCACCGCACCCTGACAGCGACGGCCGCAGCGGCCTTCGCTATGGCGATGGCGCTGCCAGCATCCGCCGAGATTCCCGACATGACGCTGCAGATGGCGCACGTCTACAATCCCGGCAACATCTGGCACGACACCGCCGAACGCTACGCCGCGGCGATCAAGGAGCGCACCGGCGGCAAGGTCACGGTCAACATCGCCCCAGGCGGCACCACTGGCAACTGGCAGGAATCGATCGAGGCGCTGCAGATCGGTACCAACGACATCGTGCTGGAATCGATCGGCACGCTCGACCGTTATGACCCGCTGCCGGGCATCGAGGCCTTTCCTTACCTCGTTCGTGACCTCGACCATTTCAAGAAGGTCTACTACGGCCCGATTGGTGGCGAACTCTTCGACGCCATCGAAGCGGCGACCGGCTTCAAGATCATCGGCGCAGGCTATCGCGGCGGCCGCAAGCTGTCGGCCAACAGGAAGGTCGTCTCGCTCGACGATCTGAAGGGCCTGAAGCTCCGGGTGCCGCCGCTGAAGATGTACCGCCGCACCTGGGAGCTTCTGGGGGCGAGTCCCGTGCCGATGCCCTCGACCGAGATCTATACCGGACTGCAGCAGGGCGTCATCGACGGCCAGGAGAACCCCTTCGAGGTGATCTGGACCTTCAAGTTCTACGAACATCAGCCCTACGTGATGGAAACCAATCACGTCGTCGGCGCCATGACCTTCATCTTCGACGCCAACCGCTTCAATTCTCTCCCGTCCGAACTCCAGCAGATCCTGATCGAGGAGGGCGAGAAGGCGATGCTGTGGGGCACCGAGCAGATGCTCGCCAGGGAAGACCAGTACCGCGCCGACCTGAGGGGCGCCGGCATCGAGATCGTCGAACCCGATGTGGAGGCCTTCCGCGCCGCCGTCGCGCCGATCAAGGAGGATTTCCCGGAACTCGCCGACTGGGTCGAGAAGATCAATTCGGTCGAGTAG
- a CDS encoding thiamine pyrophosphate-binding protein, translating into MSTNEMTGGEAIARMLKAFGIGPMFGMGGFQLLPFYDAARRIGLDHNLINDERCAVFIADAYAKVSGRVGVCDATLGPGATNLVTGLVEALNAGSPLVVFVGDSHRLHSWKNMTQESRQTEILRPACKELIRIEMVERIPELVRRAFQVATSGRPGPVVVDVPEDVCHATHPFDDADFEADEACMSAPSLRCRPASADLEAAARMLGDAARPLMLCGGGVHISGATAEVEALAHALNLPVAHTMTGKGAIACTDPLSAGLFGRYDRIANRLIEESDCLLVVGCKLGEIATKRYTVPAAGKRVIHLDNVAEEFGRTFRPMLRLWGDAREGLRDLHAALAPEADTIRARQQPYAEDVAARMVAWRKSVEARLTSAERPINMARLLNELNKAMPADGILVADGGFAAHWGGLLYDTKRPGRGFVPDRGFASIGYGLPGAMGCALAAPGRPVVGLTGDGGFNMVMGELETARRLDLPLTVIVVNNAASGYVKALQHLMYGAGAYQSSDLVEVNYAKVAGALGCTGIRVEDPNEIAEALRIGIGSENGPTVIDVVVTRDPALMLPGVDNRTVQVRKGDRVA; encoded by the coding sequence TTGAGTACCAACGAGATGACCGGCGGCGAGGCGATCGCCCGGATGCTGAAGGCGTTCGGGATCGGGCCGATGTTCGGAATGGGGGGCTTCCAGCTGCTGCCCTTCTACGACGCCGCCCGCCGCATCGGCCTCGATCATAACCTGATCAACGACGAGCGCTGCGCCGTCTTCATTGCCGATGCCTACGCCAAGGTGTCGGGTCGCGTCGGAGTCTGCGACGCCACACTCGGCCCCGGCGCCACCAACCTCGTCACCGGCCTCGTCGAGGCGCTCAACGCTGGCTCGCCGTTGGTGGTGTTCGTCGGCGACAGCCACCGCCTGCACTCCTGGAAGAACATGACCCAGGAGTCGCGGCAGACCGAGATCCTCAGGCCAGCCTGCAAGGAGCTTATCCGCATCGAGATGGTCGAGCGCATTCCCGAGCTGGTGCGGCGCGCCTTCCAGGTGGCGACCTCCGGCCGTCCCGGCCCCGTGGTGGTCGACGTTCCCGAGGATGTCTGCCACGCCACCCACCCGTTCGACGATGCCGACTTCGAGGCGGACGAGGCGTGCATGTCGGCCCCCTCACTGCGCTGCCGCCCGGCCTCGGCCGATCTCGAGGCGGCCGCGAGGATGCTGGGCGACGCTGCGCGGCCGCTGATGCTGTGCGGCGGCGGCGTGCACATTTCCGGCGCCACCGCGGAGGTCGAGGCCCTCGCCCACGCGCTGAACCTGCCGGTTGCCCACACCATGACCGGCAAGGGTGCGATTGCCTGCACCGATCCGTTGAGCGCCGGACTGTTCGGCCGCTACGACCGGATAGCCAACAGGCTGATCGAGGAGTCCGACTGCCTGCTGGTGGTCGGCTGCAAGCTCGGCGAGATCGCCACCAAGCGCTACACTGTGCCGGCCGCCGGAAAGCGGGTGATCCACCTCGACAATGTCGCCGAGGAGTTCGGCCGTACCTTCCGCCCGATGCTGAGGCTTTGGGGCGATGCCCGCGAGGGCCTGCGCGATCTCCATGCCGCGCTGGCTCCGGAGGCCGATACGATCCGAGCCCGGCAGCAGCCTTACGCCGAGGACGTGGCCGCCCGCATGGTTGCTTGGCGGAAGTCGGTGGAGGCACGGCTGACCTCGGCCGAGCGCCCGATCAACATGGCGCGGCTGCTGAACGAACTGAACAAGGCCATGCCGGCCGACGGCATTCTCGTCGCCGATGGCGGCTTCGCCGCGCACTGGGGCGGACTGCTCTACGATACCAAGCGGCCCGGCCGCGGCTTCGTGCCGGATCGCGGCTTCGCCTCGATCGGCTATGGCCTGCCCGGCGCGATGGGCTGTGCGTTGGCCGCGCCAGGGCGCCCGGTGGTTGGCCTCACCGGCGATGGCGGCTTCAACATGGTCATGGGCGAACTCGAGACGGCGCGCCGGCTCGACCTGCCGCTCACCGTCATCGTGGTCAACAATGCCGCGTCGGGCTATGTCAAGGCATTGCAGCACCTGATGTACGGCGCCGGCGCCTACCAGTCGAGCGACCTCGTCGAGGTGAACTACGCCAAGGTTGCCGGCGCGCTCGGCTGCACGGGTATCCGCGTCGAGGATCCCAACGAGATCGCCGAAGCCCTGCGTATCGGAATCGGCAGCGAGAACGGGCCGACCGTCATCGACGTCGTTGTCACCCGCGATCCCGCCCTCATGCTGCCCGGCGTCGACAACCGCACGGTCCAGGTGAGGAAGGGCGACCGCGTTGCCTGA
- a CDS encoding TRAP transporter large permease, whose translation MILANFVLLGVFLVLLLIGTPVGVALGLAGAAAVAIGLDLDTVAMVGTNAYTSVAKYPLITIPLFVLTGVIFERSGVAARLVTFAQAIVGPRRGGLALVATLVCMIMGGMSGSGPADAAAVATIMIPSMLKAGYPRAFSASVIAASASTAILIPPSIALIVYSILVPGVDLRALFAAGLIPGVLAGVAIMLPTVLLSRRHDFGTAERADRPPFWPSFRAAVPGLLAPVIILGGLRSGLFTPTEAAVVAVAYGFLVGVVFYRNMGLAEIYRVLADAAETSAIIMIIISLSGLFAWAGSTLGAFDFMAREILAVSDSGILVLLMVMAVLLFAGMILDGVSIYLITLPILVPIAMAFGWNLTWFGVLMAMNIAIGQFTPPVAVNLMVTARIARIPIETTIPWIAWFMLSMGLAMLLVILVPEIALWLPQVLGYRI comes from the coding sequence ATGATCCTTGCCAATTTCGTCCTGCTCGGCGTCTTCCTGGTCCTGCTGCTGATCGGCACTCCGGTCGGGGTCGCGCTCGGGCTGGCCGGCGCCGCTGCCGTCGCCATCGGACTCGACCTCGACACCGTGGCGATGGTCGGCACCAACGCCTACACCTCTGTTGCCAAGTACCCGCTGATCACCATCCCGCTGTTCGTTTTGACCGGCGTGATCTTCGAGCGATCGGGGGTCGCCGCACGGCTCGTCACCTTCGCCCAGGCAATCGTCGGTCCCCGCCGCGGCGGGCTGGCGCTGGTCGCGACGTTGGTCTGCATGATCATGGGCGGCATGTCCGGCTCCGGTCCGGCGGATGCCGCTGCCGTCGCCACCATCATGATCCCCTCGATGCTGAAGGCCGGCTATCCGCGCGCCTTCTCGGCCAGCGTCATCGCCGCCTCGGCCTCCACCGCAATCCTGATTCCGCCCTCGATCGCGCTGATCGTCTATTCGATCCTGGTGCCGGGCGTCGATCTGCGCGCCCTGTTCGCCGCCGGCCTAATTCCCGGCGTGCTGGCCGGGGTCGCGATCATGCTGCCGACCGTCCTGCTCAGCCGCCGCCACGACTTCGGCACCGCCGAGCGCGCCGACCGTCCTCCGTTCTGGCCGAGCTTCCGGGCAGCCGTGCCCGGGCTGCTGGCGCCGGTCATCATCCTCGGCGGCCTGCGCTCCGGCCTGTTCACCCCGACCGAGGCGGCCGTGGTCGCGGTCGCCTACGGCTTCCTTGTCGGCGTGGTCTTCTACCGCAACATGGGCCTTGCCGAGATCTACCGGGTGCTGGCCGATGCGGCGGAGACCTCGGCGATCATCATGATCATCATCTCGCTGTCGGGCCTGTTCGCCTGGGCGGGCTCGACGCTCGGCGCCTTCGACTTCATGGCGCGCGAGATCCTCGCCGTCAGCGACAGCGGCATCCTCGTGCTGCTCATGGTCATGGCGGTGCTGCTGTTCGCCGGGATGATCCTCGACGGCGTATCGATCTACCTGATCACGCTGCCGATCCTGGTGCCGATCGCGATGGCCTTCGGGTGGAACCTGACATGGTTCGGCGTGCTGATGGCGATGAACATCGCCATCGGCCAGTTCACCCCGCCCGTTGCCGTCAACCTGATGGTCACGGCGCGCATCGCCCGCATTCCGATCGAGACGACGATCCCCTGGATCGCGTGGTTCATGCTGAGCATGGGCCTGGCGATGCTGCTCGTCATTCTGGTGCCCGAGATCGCCCTGTGGCTTCCGCAGGTGCTCGGCTACCGCATCTGA